From Phragmitibacter flavus, the proteins below share one genomic window:
- the murI gene encoding glutamate racemase, which translates to MPIGVFDSGYGGLSVLREMQRVLPDKDFIYLGDSGRAPYGGRDLATILDFAEQCTELLFAEGCKVVVVACHTVSCVALRHLQHRYANDERRVLGVTVPAAENAVAVARGRIGFLGTRRTVGSHTFRTEVAKLDATAEVKEVAAPLLAPIVEEGWECGEIARLAVQQYVEQLGEVDTLVLGCTHYPLLKAVFEEVLPDGVNLLDPAPFVAGRFMDWLMRHPSFSESAGSGLVRVLSSGDTARFAVNAERFLGKVPSVVEFVSERGGRLVFSAEGSEPTGQFLR; encoded by the coding sequence ATGCCGATTGGTGTTTTTGACAGTGGTTACGGGGGATTGAGTGTGCTGCGCGAAATGCAGCGGGTGTTGCCGGACAAGGACTTTATTTATCTGGGGGATAGTGGTCGTGCGCCTTATGGAGGCAGGGATCTGGCGACGATTTTGGATTTTGCGGAGCAATGCACGGAGCTGTTGTTCGCCGAGGGTTGCAAGGTGGTGGTGGTGGCGTGCCACACGGTGTCGTGTGTGGCGTTGCGGCATTTGCAGCATCGCTATGCGAATGATGAACGCCGGGTGCTGGGGGTGACGGTGCCGGCGGCGGAGAATGCGGTGGCGGTGGCCAGGGGACGGATTGGATTTTTGGGGACGCGGAGGACGGTGGGGTCACACACGTTTCGCACGGAGGTGGCGAAGCTGGATGCAACCGCAGAGGTGAAGGAGGTGGCGGCTCCGTTGCTGGCACCGATTGTCGAAGAAGGCTGGGAGTGTGGGGAGATTGCGCGGCTGGCGGTGCAGCAATATGTGGAGCAACTGGGCGAGGTGGACACGCTGGTGTTGGGCTGCACGCATTACCCGTTGCTGAAGGCGGTGTTCGAAGAGGTGCTGCCTGATGGGGTCAACTTGCTGGATCCAGCACCGTTTGTGGCGGGTCGGTTTATGGACTGGCTGATGCGCCATCCGAGCTTTAGCGAATCAGCGGGTAGCGGACTTGTCAGAGTGCTGTCGTCGGGAGACACGGCACGTTTTGCCGTCAATGCGGAACGCTTTTTGGGGAAGGTTCCGTCAGTGGTGGAGTTTGTGTCGGAGCGTGGCGGTCGACTGGTTTTTTCCGCCGAGGGCAGTGAGCCGACGGGGCAGTTTTTGCGCTGA
- a CDS encoding formate--tetrahydrofolate ligase gives MQNIFALAQSLHISDSHLTCYGNDKAKISLKDLEHRPQRGKLILVSAITPTPAGEGKTTMSIGLAQGLKKAGQSVALALRQPSMGPVFGRKGGATGGGRSTLHPSNSINLHFTGDFHAITSAHNLLSSVIDNQLFNGQTHLKPQGVLWKRVLDVNDRSLRQIHTSPGKPTERTTGFDITAASEVMAILCLSESLQDLQARLDRIVVGFTEDGSAVFAKEARVTGALLAILRDAIEPNLVQSVEGVPAFVHGGPFANIAHGCNSILATRMALAHADFAITEGGFAFDLGGEKFMGIKCRQSGLQPEAIVIVATVRALKMHGGAPLNTLAYPDHIALSAGLENLAAHLDSAAQFQRPVIVAINRFTNDSEQELALIHEFCQQRNVPCATADVFGQGGDGAIDLAKTLLAALPEKSVPLPQLYELEDTIEDKLHAIATRIYGADGVHLTDAAKAKIELFRKNGFDRLPLCMAKTQNSLSDDATKLGRPKGFTITVRDFEIANGAGFIVVLTGTMMRMPALPKVPAAEHIQVSPEGDIIGI, from the coding sequence ATGCAGAACATCTTCGCCTTAGCCCAGTCGCTCCACATCTCCGACAGCCACCTTACCTGCTATGGGAATGACAAGGCCAAGATCTCACTGAAGGACCTCGAACATCGCCCTCAACGTGGCAAACTCATCCTCGTCTCCGCCATCACGCCCACTCCTGCCGGCGAAGGCAAAACCACCATGTCCATCGGCCTCGCCCAAGGCCTAAAGAAAGCCGGGCAAAGCGTCGCGCTTGCCCTGCGTCAGCCCTCCATGGGCCCTGTATTTGGCCGCAAAGGGGGAGCCACCGGCGGTGGACGCAGCACCCTGCATCCGTCCAACTCCATCAACCTCCACTTCACCGGCGACTTCCACGCCATCACCAGCGCCCACAACCTGCTGTCCTCCGTCATCGACAATCAGCTCTTCAATGGCCAGACCCACCTGAAACCCCAGGGCGTGCTTTGGAAACGCGTTTTGGATGTCAACGACCGCAGCCTGCGCCAGATCCACACTTCGCCTGGCAAACCCACCGAACGCACCACCGGATTCGACATCACCGCCGCCTCGGAAGTGATGGCCATTCTCTGCCTGTCCGAATCCCTGCAAGACCTGCAAGCCCGACTCGACCGTATCGTGGTCGGCTTCACCGAAGACGGCAGCGCTGTTTTCGCCAAAGAGGCCCGGGTCACCGGCGCCCTGCTTGCCATCCTCCGTGACGCCATCGAACCCAACCTCGTGCAATCCGTCGAAGGCGTGCCCGCATTCGTCCACGGCGGTCCCTTTGCCAACATCGCCCACGGCTGCAACTCCATCCTTGCCACCCGCATGGCCCTTGCCCATGCCGACTTCGCCATCACCGAAGGCGGATTTGCCTTCGACCTCGGCGGCGAAAAATTCATGGGCATCAAATGCCGTCAATCCGGACTGCAACCCGAAGCCATCGTCATCGTCGCCACCGTCCGCGCCCTCAAGATGCACGGAGGCGCTCCACTCAACACCCTCGCCTACCCCGACCACATCGCTCTTTCCGCAGGACTGGAGAACCTCGCCGCCCACCTCGACAGCGCCGCCCAGTTTCAACGACCGGTCATCGTCGCCATTAACCGATTCACCAACGACAGCGAGCAGGAACTCGCTCTCATCCACGAATTCTGCCAACAACGCAACGTCCCCTGCGCCACCGCCGACGTCTTCGGACAGGGAGGTGACGGTGCCATCGACCTCGCCAAAACCCTCCTCGCCGCCCTGCCGGAAAAAAGCGTCCCCCTTCCCCAACTCTACGAACTGGAAGACACCATCGAAGACAAACTTCACGCCATCGCCACGCGCATCTATGGCGCTGATGGCGTGCATTTGACCGATGCCGCTAAAGCGAAAATCGAGCTGTTCCGCAAGAACGGATTCGACCGCCTCCCCTTGTGCATGGCGAAAACCCAAAACTCCCTCTCCGACGACGCCACCAAACTTGGTCGCCCAAAGGGTTTCACCATCACCGTCCGCGACTTCGAGATCGCCAACGGTGCCGGATTCATCGTCGTCCTCACCGGCACCATGATGCGCATGCCTGCCCTTCCCAAAGTCCCTGCCGCCGAACACATTCAAGTCTCCCCCGAAGGCGACATCATCGGTATTTGA
- a CDS encoding nucleotide excision repair endonuclease, translating to MVEVAKNLRRGARQMPLFALENPLSARLGVGFFKSVPSRAGVYFFRDVESRLLYIGQSHDLRARIGSYRHLSLDRNPRRLLRLVHRITHVEWVECEGAAEAIELERKLLLEHRPPFNRAGVWPGYAWWMTVKLAANGVHVGLSRQAGGETECMGPFPAGLRYAHASLMRCVFRYLNPECSLGAYPLGLLNLTVPLSMLLKLEAKDGKRLVDLMVGWVSGQSDELLVILESVVGGKDEREVEYWAGELESLRRFFKKRRSGTDALKMPAAPPLPMFPEW from the coding sequence ATGGTTGAAGTCGCTAAAAATCTTCGCAGGGGTGCCCGGCAAATGCCTTTGTTTGCTTTGGAGAATCCGTTGAGTGCGAGGCTAGGGGTAGGTTTTTTCAAATCGGTGCCATCCAGGGCGGGGGTGTATTTTTTCCGGGATGTCGAGTCGCGGCTCTTATACATTGGCCAGTCGCACGACCTGCGTGCGCGCATTGGCAGCTACCGGCATCTGTCATTGGATCGGAATCCGCGTCGCCTGTTGAGGTTGGTGCATCGCATAACCCACGTGGAATGGGTCGAGTGCGAAGGTGCAGCGGAGGCGATTGAGCTTGAGCGAAAGCTGCTGCTGGAACATCGACCTCCGTTCAATCGTGCTGGGGTGTGGCCGGGATATGCGTGGTGGATGACGGTGAAACTGGCGGCAAACGGTGTTCATGTGGGCCTGAGCCGACAGGCGGGTGGTGAAACGGAGTGCATGGGACCGTTTCCAGCAGGTTTGCGGTATGCCCATGCATCGTTGATGAGGTGTGTGTTTCGGTATTTGAATCCTGAATGTTCGCTGGGTGCTTATCCACTGGGATTGCTTAATCTCACGGTGCCGTTGTCGATGTTGTTGAAGTTGGAGGCAAAGGATGGGAAGCGGTTGGTGGATTTGATGGTCGGTTGGGTGTCGGGTCAGAGCGATGAATTGCTGGTGATTTTGGAGTCGGTTGTGGGTGGAAAAGACGAGCGCGAAGTGGAGTATTGGGCGGGGGAGCTGGAGTCGTTGCGCCGTTTTTTTAAGAAGCGCAGGTCCGGGACGGATGCGTTGAAAATGCCTGCAGCGCCGCCTTTGCCGATGTTTCCCGAGTGGTGA
- a CDS encoding AraC family transcriptional regulator, translating into MQAPSPQQVSADFFQQLDSPSVLATMFDFLPGVYLFVKDHQHRYMKVNRSLARLHGCDSDAEMIGKCDFDFNPPALAAQYVEEDRKVMSERLPIIDKIWLVQDSDGMPHWHLSTKLPLIDKQNEVIGIAGVMRPYDRAGDAPGSYQRLTQVCDHVLAHYGETMSVDHLASLAHLSVSQLQREFSRLFSMSPIEYVTRVRLHMASRQLEQSTNPVGQIALDCGFYDQSHFTRVFRTRTGLSPLEYRQRFAAVR; encoded by the coding sequence ATGCAGGCACCTTCACCTCAGCAGGTCAGCGCTGACTTTTTCCAGCAGCTCGACAGCCCTTCCGTGCTGGCAACCATGTTCGATTTTCTTCCTGGGGTATATCTCTTTGTGAAGGATCACCAGCATCGATACATGAAGGTCAACCGCAGCCTCGCGCGTCTCCATGGCTGCGATTCCGACGCCGAAATGATCGGCAAATGCGACTTCGATTTCAACCCTCCCGCTCTCGCCGCCCAATACGTTGAAGAAGACCGCAAGGTCATGAGCGAACGTCTCCCGATCATCGACAAAATCTGGCTCGTGCAGGACTCCGACGGCATGCCGCACTGGCATCTCAGCACCAAACTGCCCTTGATCGACAAACAAAACGAAGTCATCGGCATCGCCGGCGTCATGCGACCCTACGACCGCGCCGGCGACGCCCCCGGCTCCTATCAACGCCTCACCCAGGTGTGCGACCACGTCCTTGCCCACTACGGCGAGACCATGTCCGTCGACCATCTCGCCAGCCTCGCCCACCTCTCCGTCAGCCAGCTCCAACGCGAATTCTCCCGGCTCTTCAGTATGAGCCCCATCGAATACGTCACCCGCGTGCGACTCCACATGGCCAGCCGACAGTTGGAACAAAGCACCAATCCCGTCGGCCAGATCGCACTCGACTGCGGGTTCTACGATCAAAGCCACTTCACCCGCGTCTTCCGCACCCGCACCGGCCTCAGTCCTCTGGAATACCGTCAGCGTTTTGCCGCCGTTCGTTGA
- a CDS encoding DUF1553 domain-containing protein: MIFRLVIVTTLPCMLLGGVSPLRAGGIEFNRDVRPILSENCFYCHGQDPKTREADLRLDEHEGATRDLGGYAAIVPGKPEESEILKRMMAHDKADLMPPPESNRKVSTEQLEVVKQWIAEGAHYEKHWAYLTPKRAELPEVGKDDWSRHNLDRWVLARLEKEGLAPSKEASPSTWLRRVSLDLTGLPVEPRELEAFEEQVRQHGEGAYEEAVNRLLDSPHFGERMAIDWLDAARYADSHGFNNDGLRTMWRWRDWVIDAFNANLPYDQFITEQLAGDLLPKPTLEQRIATGFSRNHVINSEGGIIDEEYRVEYVADRVRTTSTAWLGLTMECSRCHDHKYDAVTQKDYFQLFAFFNSVPEHGEDGRIANAVPQIPAPTKLQQTLMTKQQAELAKLDAALAPMLADQMDDEERLSRIAEEAARVKETLKMVVLLPDGVDGVVGNGMVLKAEVPAPRIAAKALDFKSESGLSLSFWLKPDAANGRDVPLLSALDYSGSPAASGYGRGQELRLIDGELEWRASSRLPVYAMVVRTEGASIKPGVWRQVVVSIAHGIKAEKVRIFVDGLELPMVVRYDGLPAPIDNREFLVGADNGKEGARWVGELDELGVIAKPLGGDEVMQLFLANALPLAGKFAAEEWAKGWRHRALLSDDELTKALVARRKAVWEAHLATRRGLPNSMVMVELPEPRPTFVLDRGMYDAPTERVEPGVPEGLITPWPEGAPRNRLGLAKWFTQPRHPLTARVVVNRFWAQLFGVGIVKTLEDFGSQSEWPSHPELLDLLARDFVDGGWDVKGLFKAMVLSSTYRQSSEVKAELVARDPENRLLARGPRVRLPAEVIRDQALAVSGLLVPKIGGPSVYPYQPDKLYDGVVVGTAYPGSRWEQGTGEDLYRRSLYTFWKRTVTHPAMLTLDAPDREFCSVRRSRTNTPLQALLLWNEPGYLEAARHLAGRMIKEGGVDDQARLRFGFQLVTGREGEDAEVRVVYATLEKLREQFAGAPQDAEAFLKVGSSPQDESISKPELAAMMGVASMLLNLDETITNN, translated from the coding sequence ATGATTTTTCGGTTGGTTATTGTCACGACACTTCCATGCATGCTTCTCGGCGGGGTTTCACCGTTGAGGGCCGGAGGCATTGAGTTTAATCGCGATGTGCGTCCGATCTTGTCGGAAAACTGCTTTTATTGTCATGGTCAGGACCCCAAAACACGCGAGGCGGATTTGCGTCTGGATGAGCATGAGGGCGCGACGCGTGATTTGGGAGGTTATGCGGCCATTGTGCCGGGGAAACCGGAGGAGAGTGAGATACTGAAGCGGATGATGGCGCATGACAAAGCTGACCTGATGCCACCGCCGGAATCGAATCGGAAAGTTTCAACCGAACAACTGGAAGTGGTGAAGCAATGGATTGCTGAGGGGGCGCACTATGAAAAGCATTGGGCCTATCTGACTCCGAAACGGGCGGAGTTGCCTGAGGTCGGCAAGGATGATTGGTCACGGCATAATTTGGATCGTTGGGTGCTGGCGCGATTGGAGAAGGAGGGATTGGCACCGTCGAAAGAAGCTTCACCTTCGACATGGTTGCGACGGGTGAGTCTGGATCTGACGGGGCTGCCGGTGGAGCCGCGTGAGCTGGAGGCGTTTGAGGAGCAGGTGAGGCAGCATGGGGAAGGCGCTTATGAGGAGGCGGTGAACCGTTTATTGGATTCGCCGCATTTTGGCGAACGCATGGCGATCGACTGGCTGGATGCGGCGAGATATGCGGATTCGCATGGGTTTAACAATGACGGGTTGCGGACCATGTGGCGGTGGCGGGATTGGGTGATTGATGCGTTTAATGCGAACCTGCCGTATGACCAGTTTATCACGGAACAACTGGCGGGGGATCTGTTGCCGAAGCCGACGTTGGAGCAGAGGATTGCGACAGGGTTTTCGCGCAATCACGTCATCAACAGCGAGGGCGGGATCATTGATGAGGAGTATCGGGTCGAGTATGTGGCGGATCGGGTGAGGACGACGAGCACGGCGTGGCTTGGGCTGACGATGGAGTGTTCGCGTTGTCATGATCACAAGTATGATGCGGTGACGCAGAAGGATTATTTTCAGCTGTTTGCGTTCTTCAACAGCGTGCCGGAGCATGGCGAGGACGGTCGCATTGCCAATGCGGTGCCGCAGATTCCCGCGCCGACGAAACTGCAGCAGACGTTGATGACGAAACAGCAGGCGGAACTGGCGAAGCTGGATGCGGCCCTGGCTCCGATGCTAGCGGATCAGATGGACGACGAGGAGAGATTGAGCAGGATTGCGGAGGAGGCAGCGAGGGTGAAGGAGACTTTGAAAATGGTGGTGCTTTTGCCGGATGGTGTGGATGGCGTGGTGGGGAATGGGATGGTGTTGAAGGCGGAAGTGCCGGCTCCGAGGATCGCGGCGAAAGCGCTGGATTTCAAAAGCGAGTCGGGTTTGAGTTTGTCGTTTTGGCTGAAGCCAGATGCAGCGAATGGTCGGGATGTGCCGTTGCTGTCGGCGTTGGATTATAGCGGGTCACCTGCGGCGTCGGGGTATGGTCGAGGGCAGGAGTTGCGGTTGATCGATGGCGAGCTGGAGTGGCGGGCGAGCAGTCGCCTGCCGGTGTATGCGATGGTGGTGCGAACCGAGGGGGCGTCGATCAAGCCGGGGGTGTGGCGGCAGGTGGTGGTGAGCATCGCGCATGGCATCAAGGCGGAGAAGGTGCGGATATTTGTGGATGGCTTGGAACTGCCGATGGTGGTGCGTTATGACGGGTTGCCTGCGCCGATTGATAATCGCGAATTTCTGGTGGGGGCGGACAATGGCAAGGAAGGGGCGAGATGGGTTGGCGAGCTGGATGAGCTGGGGGTGATCGCGAAACCGCTGGGTGGCGATGAGGTGATGCAATTGTTTTTGGCAAATGCGTTGCCGCTGGCTGGAAAGTTTGCAGCGGAGGAATGGGCGAAGGGTTGGCGACATCGGGCTTTGTTGTCGGACGATGAGTTGACCAAGGCGTTGGTGGCGCGGCGCAAGGCGGTTTGGGAGGCACATCTCGCGACGCGTCGGGGCTTGCCGAATTCGATGGTGATGGTGGAGCTGCCGGAGCCGCGACCGACGTTTGTGTTGGATCGGGGCATGTATGATGCGCCAACGGAACGGGTGGAGCCGGGGGTGCCGGAGGGTTTGATAACGCCCTGGCCGGAAGGGGCACCGCGCAATCGTCTGGGTTTGGCGAAGTGGTTCACGCAGCCGCGGCATCCGTTGACGGCGCGGGTGGTGGTGAACCGTTTCTGGGCGCAGTTGTTTGGTGTCGGAATTGTGAAGACGCTGGAGGATTTTGGTTCGCAAAGTGAGTGGCCAAGTCATCCCGAATTGTTGGACCTACTGGCGCGTGATTTTGTGGATGGTGGTTGGGATGTGAAGGGATTGTTCAAGGCGATGGTGTTGTCGTCGACCTATCGTCAATCGAGCGAAGTGAAGGCGGAGTTGGTGGCGCGTGATCCAGAGAATCGGTTGCTGGCGAGAGGGCCGAGGGTGAGGTTGCCGGCGGAGGTGATCCGGGATCAGGCTTTGGCGGTGTCGGGTTTGCTGGTGCCGAAAATCGGCGGTCCGAGTGTGTATCCGTATCAGCCTGACAAGCTCTACGATGGGGTGGTGGTGGGCACGGCTTATCCGGGTTCGCGATGGGAGCAGGGAACGGGTGAGGATTTGTATCGGAGAAGTCTCTACACGTTCTGGAAACGGACGGTGACCCATCCCGCAATGCTGACGTTGGATGCGCCGGACCGGGAGTTTTGCAGTGTGCGGAGGTCGAGGACAAATACGCCGTTGCAGGCTTTGTTGTTGTGGAATGAGCCGGGCTATCTGGAGGCGGCGCGACATCTGGCGGGACGAATGATCAAGGAGGGTGGCGTGGATGATCAGGCGCGCTTGAGATTTGGGTTTCAACTGGTGACGGGACGTGAGGGGGAGGATGCTGAGGTGCGGGTGGTTTATGCGACTTTGGAGAAACTACGCGAGCAGTTTGCGGGTGCGCCACAGGATGCGGAGGCGTTTTTGAAGGTGGGGAGTTCGCCGCAGGATGAGTCGATTTCGAAGCCCGAACTGGCGGCAATGATGGGGGTGGCGAGCATGCTGTTGAACTTGGACGAAACCATTACCAATAACTGA
- a CDS encoding DUF1501 domain-containing protein, with protein sequence MSCHRYQHVSNRRDFLARSGLGLGSAALAHLFSADAGAAEKEAALAQLTHFAPKAKRVICLFQSGGPSHLELFDDKPVLRQRFDEDLPESISRGQRITGMVASQKRFAVQPSRWNYQPGGKSGTMISDLMPHTRAISDEICLIRSMHTEAINHDPAITFFQTGSQLPGRPSMGAWTDYGLGRLNENLPSFVVLISVNKQNSGQGLLARLWGSGFLPSGHQGVQFRSAGEPVLYLNDPQGIDRGRRRMMLDGIAELNQQSFARRGDPEIETRITQAEMAYRMQSSVPELMDLKGEPEHVLNSYGPDVTEPGSFARNCLLARRMAERGVRFIQLYHRDWDHHGGIQDRLPQMALDTDQPSAALVRDLKQRGLLEDTLVIWGGEFGRTPYAQGGANLEKYGRDHHGKAFSIWMAGGGIKGGMSYGATDDFGFNVEQNPVHIHDLQATILHCLGMDHTKLTYRFQGRQFRLTDVHGHVVKGILS encoded by the coding sequence ATGTCCTGTCATCGATATCAACATGTAAGCAATCGCCGGGACTTTCTGGCGAGGTCGGGTCTTGGATTGGGATCAGCGGCGCTGGCGCATTTGTTTTCTGCGGACGCGGGGGCGGCCGAGAAGGAGGCGGCGCTGGCGCAGTTGACGCATTTTGCTCCGAAGGCGAAGCGGGTGATTTGTTTGTTTCAATCGGGTGGGCCGTCGCACCTTGAGTTGTTTGATGACAAGCCGGTGTTAAGGCAGCGGTTTGATGAGGATTTGCCGGAGTCGATCAGTCGCGGACAGCGGATCACGGGCATGGTGGCATCGCAGAAGCGTTTTGCGGTGCAGCCGAGCCGGTGGAATTACCAACCGGGTGGGAAGTCGGGCACGATGATCAGCGATCTGATGCCGCATACGCGCGCGATTTCGGATGAGATTTGTTTGATTCGGTCCATGCATACGGAGGCGATCAATCATGATCCGGCGATCACCTTTTTTCAGACGGGGAGTCAGTTGCCGGGGAGGCCGAGCATGGGGGCGTGGACGGATTATGGATTGGGGAGATTGAATGAGAATTTGCCGTCGTTTGTGGTGCTGATTTCGGTGAATAAACAGAACTCAGGTCAGGGTTTGCTGGCGCGGTTGTGGGGCAGTGGATTTTTGCCGAGCGGACATCAGGGCGTTCAGTTTCGCAGTGCGGGAGAGCCGGTGTTGTATTTGAATGATCCGCAGGGGATCGATCGTGGCCGGCGGCGGATGATGCTGGATGGCATTGCGGAGTTGAACCAGCAGAGTTTTGCGAGGAGAGGCGATCCGGAGATTGAGACTCGGATCACACAGGCCGAGATGGCTTATCGGATGCAGAGCAGTGTGCCGGAGTTGATGGATCTAAAGGGAGAACCGGAGCATGTGCTCAACAGTTATGGGCCTGATGTGACGGAGCCGGGAAGTTTTGCGCGGAATTGTCTGCTGGCGCGTCGCATGGCGGAGCGGGGAGTGCGGTTCATCCAGCTTTATCATCGGGACTGGGATCATCATGGAGGGATTCAGGATCGCTTGCCGCAGATGGCCTTGGATACGGATCAGCCGAGTGCGGCGCTGGTAAGGGACTTGAAGCAGCGCGGATTGTTGGAAGATACGCTGGTGATTTGGGGGGGGGAGTTTGGCCGGACGCCTTATGCGCAGGGTGGGGCGAATCTAGAAAAGTATGGTCGCGATCACCATGGCAAGGCGTTTTCGATCTGGATGGCCGGTGGTGGGATCAAGGGCGGGATGAGCTACGGGGCGACGGATGATTTTGGTTTTAACGTGGAGCAGAACCCGGTGCATATTCATGATTTGCAGGCCACCATTTTGCATTGCCTGGGCATGGATCACACCAAGCTGACTTATCGTTTTCAGGGCCGTCAGTTCAGGCTGACGGACGTGCATGGGCACGTGGTGAAAGGGATTTTGAGCTAG
- a CDS encoding LamG domain-containing protein codes for MKPFPITFNTSRIAAFCSTLIGLLLVPTTQAATVLYYQFGGTAGSNATSVTDSSGNNLTGTGSSSGTGAVLPQYNSSTPGLTILDGLNGPVINSNNTTSVKFENAGVNDATPVYNTGRGGRIAVTSPLFEPVDSTTPFSFTLEMFVRVEDNVQFASLAGKERNGGPTWLLDTNNVGNAAPNVESIDSQLRLRVDHQVLANTSGDGFNQNIGSNSNGLFGDGEWHHVAITFDDSTNTFTFYKDYALAGSGQISAVGVQDLVYNGGAFFLGNAGGGRAFDGWMDEVRFSNSILTTDQFLRAIPEPMTASLLIIGATSCLLRRQRARDHKLA; via the coding sequence ATGAAACCGTTTCCAATCACTTTTAACACAAGCCGAATTGCAGCTTTTTGCTCGACTCTCATCGGCCTGCTTCTAGTTCCAACGACCCAGGCGGCCACGGTTTTGTATTATCAATTTGGTGGGACTGCAGGCAGCAATGCCACCTCCGTCACCGATTCTAGTGGAAACAACCTCACCGGGACTGGCAGTTCCTCAGGCACTGGAGCCGTTCTTCCACAATACAACAGTTCCACGCCTGGACTGACTATTCTCGACGGCTTGAACGGACCCGTCATCAATTCGAACAATACGACGTCGGTCAAATTCGAAAACGCCGGTGTAAACGATGCCACACCCGTCTACAACACAGGGCGTGGCGGACGCATCGCCGTTACCAGCCCCCTTTTCGAACCGGTGGACAGCACCACCCCTTTCAGCTTCACCTTGGAAATGTTTGTCCGCGTTGAAGACAATGTCCAGTTCGCCTCTCTCGCCGGCAAAGAGCGCAACGGTGGACCCACTTGGCTGCTTGACACCAACAACGTCGGCAATGCTGCCCCCAATGTTGAATCCATCGACTCACAGCTTCGCCTCCGGGTGGATCACCAGGTGCTCGCCAATACTTCAGGCGATGGCTTCAACCAGAACATCGGCAGCAACTCCAACGGCCTGTTTGGAGATGGCGAATGGCACCATGTCGCGATCACCTTCGACGACTCCACCAACACCTTCACTTTCTACAAGGACTATGCTTTGGCTGGTTCAGGGCAAATCAGCGCCGTCGGAGTGCAAGACCTCGTCTACAATGGCGGAGCATTCTTCCTTGGCAACGCGGGCGGCGGTCGTGCCTTCGACGGCTGGATGGACGAAGTGCGATTCAGCAACAGCATTCTCACCACCGATCAATTTCTCCGCGCCATTCCAGAACCCATGACCGCCAGCCTCCTCATCATCGGGGCCACGTCATGCTTGCTGCGTCGCCAGCGGGCTCGCGACCACAAACTCGCCTAG